The following proteins come from a genomic window of Micromonas commoda chromosome 2, complete sequence:
- a CDS encoding predicted protein has translation MSFSVATSRTAPLAALGARTGRQARANRSRAMRCVAAAASETSEQQKTLKKNADAIADDLKGVTVTFVGDNESANIAVAQEVAKALGYTPLSTPDLIEKITDSTREQILEEDGEARLVIAENAVLEQLSTLIRCAVGTSGGGRGATARGDCWDYLFGQFTVWIDDAEAMAAAESDPSTAPQREAYELAEVHLVMSKKECKPGDEAAGIGAQALEAIGSIIKDDPQVPGKKGFYVKMGCRGDWPVLQPPGWDGTKEGMVDPKTGKPYRDAEQAVAPKTGEV, from the coding sequence ATGTCCTTCTCGGTTGCTACCTCCCGAacggcgcccctcgcggcgctcggcgctcgaACCGGCCGTCAGGCGCGCGCCAATCGGTCGCGGGCGATgcgctgcgtcgccgccgccgcctcggagacCTCCGAGCAGCAGAAGACACTCAAGAagaacgccgacgccatcgcggacgacctGAAGGGCGTGACCGTCACCTTCGTCGGCGATAACGAGTCCGCGAacatcgcggtggcgcaggaGGTGGCCAAAGCCCTGGGGTACACCCCGCTGTCCACCCCCGACCTCATCGAGAAAATCACGGACTCGACGCGCGAGCAGAtactcgaggaggacggcgaggccAGGCTCGTGATCGCCGAGaacgcggtgctcgagcaGCTCAGCACGCTCATCCGCTGCGCGGTGggcacgagcggcggcgggcggggcgccaccgcgcgcggggactgCTGGGACTACCTCTTTGGGCAGTTCACCGTCTGGAtagacgacgccgaggcgatggccgcggcggagtctgatccgtccaccgcgccgcagAGGGAGGCgtacgagctcgcggaggtgcaCCTGGTGATGAGCAAGAAGGAGTGTAAGCccggggacgaggcggcgggcatCGGCGCGCAGGCTCTGGAGGCCATCGGGTCAATCATCAAGGACGATCCGCAGGTGCCGGGCAAGAAAGGGTTCTACGTGAAGATGGGGTGCAGGGGAGACTGGCCCGTGTTGCAGCCGCCGGGATGGGACGGGACCAAGGAGGGCATGGTGGATCCAAAAACGGGTAAGCCGTACAGGGACGCGGAGCAGGCCGTGGCGCCCAAGACCGGCGAGGTGTGA
- a CDS encoding predicted protein (Encodes a protein containing two Pleckstrin-homology domains with hydroxyproline-rich glycoprotein (HRGP) motifs), translating to MDAGVLPPDVVLTFGCATDEPATRLLRVDARGDRLVEVDARGRTVRTVDVADVVSFEARAKDDDEDRWDFVDEYARWLDEDDVREWRNTVLVNVASASGRHRKRDDDDENDDGGERGEGTAVVTVEYRMRCENDSRALGHAMRRLSRGAWNPALDDDRLPESLASLDARILTSGVLLLRNSPRERPGAPERAVRCGGGWSKRLAVITAGGRLFLMEECDVGDASATTVYGADVRVTHAVSLDETAIATVRRGAAPGEFDVVTGDGRVRLALAALDSDPRGAEGWIDALREGGNVRGNLRGNTPGNTRGKAGEDGRTPAFGDENEHAGTSAPGGRARRWAGLDAETRAALADATRTAIALNRAPQTRGGRPESNGVRHPGAGGSGVDGDVLVLDRYWRSVELGLTAHFLFSFTVDAVRGPAGRETRSAVTLRVDVEGNAIEGYAARRCRSTGELRQTLVRVLDATDVETKPPEGPRGVVVRLVSRGFRSTPAGTELGRFEFQSAADAGVFESLLRDVRSGAYQSAERYQARTVLKRGSEDAGVSSSGDGERRRGRRHPRRRPRYLVLVPGKLLVMASSSDPVPVAAVSLADPSDARASASSSSSGSESPATLEVSVGSRRFLFGMSSLAAAEEWRLAIEEATRTGPDPTAPPSPAREAAAADSHPRAADSHPPVPSPSKGREEEAEEARLRAEAEAREARARAKAAEEEAYAKAREEAKKAEAALREKVEAEAREAEVRAKAEAKARAKAEAKARAKAEAREAEARTKAEAEARAKAEAEARVKAEAEARVKAEAEARIKAEAEARAKAEADAAEAFAKAERRAAIRLEEEKRAEEIQRDLDAAEARIMAEERVMFRQRELAERAAEIERAELGAIAKADERYRAIIRSELRANARAKADRERRARDVARGVDARERERVRMEIAESVNRAKLEDAERAKAEESERLRARIEEEEVEYAGKVEAERRETDRRMNAKNAETVGAETDGIAGIKAEAVAAAANAAKTEAEARAERAAATRRAEAAEEARAVAEAAAREATRLRDEAEARARAEADARARMEQEWRREMEETRRRLREEVEADVLARIQADGARVKEGQGGSRRVDDARVHERVIEVVRAETEARTRAEYAAKEAARLREEAEARARAEAIARAAAEEEVRSMRMASSAATTPAATPRASSLTASEEHIRRKIREEVEADVVARLRVGVESSSMAAAAPERAARDTLEARIKGKVQKMLLHVEDDEDDEDDIDTDTKRRRDEAAAAELAAAVMASMAPGGAGGSERSAASPDPSPLREFDPTERVQRWIESSAAPSPPGSTAPRVVSPPMSPPPRMPRATSAGPVEPPARPGSPSSSSSSSSSSSSSSSSSGDDDGTPDDGTPDDGTPDDGTPDGTPAPPLPPDPPPPTPDLGFLVASTLSRAGGGVKGAPRLSGAGSPGPPPAAPATPDLGHLVAEGLERGGSGVGRVPIEFDEEDESAAAAAAALAARFEEAAAEAAGSASAAASSAAAPALSAGVDWQKARQLKRTSLLSRVHRVPPKVEAPARAVAPTPEPEPAPEPEITPAEDPPSPPKPPPATAAKKKETAAPPKKKGMLKSIYKAMIRSAFNKDKEAKPKKRPNMFTSPKKPPQ from the coding sequence atggacgcgggcgtgCTCCCGCCGGATGTCGTCCTCACGTTCGGctgcgcgacggacgagccggcgacgcgcttgcTTCGGGtggacgcccgcggcgaccggctGGTGGAGGTGGACGCTCGGGGCCGCACGGTGCGGacggtggacgtcgccgacgtcgtgagcttcgaggcgcgcgctaaggacgacgacgaggatcgGTGGGACTTCGTGGACGAGTACGCCAGGTGgctggacgaggacgacgtgcgcgagtGGCGGAACACGGTCCTCGTCAACGTCGCCTCGGCATCGGGTCGGCATCGGAAgcgtgacgacgacgacgagaacgacgacgggggggAACGGGGGGAAGGgaccgccgtcgtcaccgtGGAATATCGCATGCGCTGCGAGaacgactcgcgcgcgctcggacaCGCGATGCGACGGctctcccgcggcgcgtggaaccccgccctcgacgacgaccgcctccccgagtccctcgcgtccctcgacgcgcgaaTCTTAACCTCCGGCGTCCTCCTGCTCAGAAACagcccccgcgagcgccccggagcccccgagcgcgccgtccgatgcggcggcgggtggtcCAAGCGTCTCGCGGtcatcaccgcgggcggACGCCTGTTCCTCATGGAGGAGTGCGACGTCGGGGAcgcatccgcgacgacggtgtacggcgccgacgtccgagTCACGCACGCCGTCTCCCTCGACGAAACCGCCATCGCCACCGTTCGAAGGGGCGCAGCGCCGGGCGagttcgacgtcgtcacgggggacggacgcgtgaggctggcgctcgcggcgctggactcggacccgcgaggcgcggaGGGTTGGATCGACGCGTTGAGGGAGGGCGGGAACGTTCGCGGTAATCTTCGCGGGAATACTCCCGGGAATACTCGAGGGaaggcgggcgaggacggacgGACTCCGGCGTTTGGGGACGAGAACGAGCAcgcggggacgagcgcgccgggaggacgagcgcggcgatgggcgggactcgacgcggagacgcgcgcggcgctcgcggacgcgacgaggacggcgattGCGCTGAACCGCGCGCCTCAgactcgaggaggacgtcccGAGTCGAACGGGGTTCGGCATCCTGGGgcgggcggctccggcgtcgacggggacgtgTTGGTGCTCGACCGGTACTGGCGCTCGGTGGAGCTCGGCCTGACCGCGCACTTCCTGTTCAGCTtcaccgtcgacgccgtgcgggGCCCGGCGGGAAGGGAGACGAGATCTGCGGTGACGCTGAGGGTGGACGTGGAAGGGAACGCGATTGAGGGCtacgcggcgcggcggtgtcggaGCACCGGCGAACTTCGGCAGACGCTGGTTCGCGtcctggacgcgacggacgtggagacgaagccgccggagggaccgcgcggcgtcgtcgttcgactCGTGTCCCGGGGCTttcgctcgacgcccgccggGACGGAGCTCGGGAGGTTCGAGTTTCAATCCGCCGCAGACGCCGGCGTGTTTGAATCGCTCCTTCGCGACGTTCGATCCGGGGCGTATCAGTCGGCGGAACGGTACCAGGCGCGAACCGTGCTCAAACGCGGCTCGGAAGACGCGggggtgtcgtcgtcgggagacggtgaacgacgacgaggacggcggcacccgcgtcgtcgtccgaggtACCTGGTCCTCGTTCCCGGGAAGTTGCTCgtgatggcgtcgagctcggacccggtgccggtcgcggcggtgagcctCGCGGACCCGTCGGACGCtcgagcctccgcgtcgtcgtcgtcttccgGGAGCGAAtcccccgcgacgctcgaggtTTCCGTGGGATCCAGGCGGTTCTTGTTCGGCATGTCGTCGCTCGCAGCGGCTGAGGAGTGGCGGCTCGCGATTGAAgaggcgacgaggacggggcccgacccgacggcgccgccgtcgccggctcgggaggcggcggcggccgattCGCATCCACGGGCTGCCGATTCGCATCCGCCGGTTccttcgccgtcgaaggGAAGGGAGGAGGAAGCAGAGGAGGCCCGGTTGcgagccgaggccgaggccagggaggcgcgcgcgagggccaaggctgcggaggaggaagcctACGCGAAGGCCAGAGAAGAGGCGAAAAAGGCTGAAGCCGCCCTGCGGGAGAAGgtcgaggctgaggccaGAGAGGCCGAGGTtcgcgccaaggctgaggccaagGCTCGCGCTAAGGCTGAGGCCAAGGCTCGCGCTAAGGCTGAGGCCAGGGAGGCCGAAGCTCGCACTAAGGCTGAAGCTGAGGCTCGAGCTAAGGCTGAGGCCGAGGCTCGCGTCAaagccgaggccgaggctcgCGTCAAAGCCGAAGCCGAGGCTCGCATCAaagccgaggctgaggctcgAGCTAAGGCtgaggccgacgccgccgaggctttcgccaaggcggagagGAGAGCCGCGATtcgcctcgaggaggagaagcgaGCCGAGGAAATCCAACgcgatctcgacgccgccgaggctcgaaTCATGGCCGAGGAACGCGTCATGTTCCGGCAgagggagctcgccgagcgcgccgcggagattgagcgcgccgagctcggcgccatcgcgaaAGCCGACGAGCGTTACCGCGCCATCATCCGGTCCGAGCTGAGGGCCAACGCGAGGGCCAAGGCTGAccgggagaggcgcgcgagggacgtcgcgaggggcgtggacgcgcgggaacgcgagcgagtcCGGATGGAAATCGCCGAGAGCGTCAACCGCGCCAAGCTGGAGGACGCCGAACGGGCCAAAGCCGAGGAATCCGAGAGGCTCAGGGCCAGgatcgaggaggaagaaGTCGAGTACGCCGGAAAGGTCGAGGCTGAGCGACGAGAGACGGACCGGCGGATGAACGCGAAGAACGCCGAGACGGTGGGCGCCGAGACCGATGGCATCGCCGGGATCAaggccgaggctgtcgccgcggctgcgaacGCGGCCAAgacggaggctgaggcgcgagccgaacgcgcggcggcgacgcgcagggcggaagccgcggaggaggccagGGCGGtggccgaggctgcggctcgtgaggcgacgcgcctgcgggacgaggccgaggcgcgcgcccgcgccgaggccgacgccaGAGCGCGCATGGAGCAGGAGTGGCGCcgcgagatggaggagaCCCGGCGTAGGCTtcgcgaggaggtggaggcggatGTCCTCGCGAGGATCCAGGCGGATGGTGCGAGGGTCAAGGAGGGTCAAGGAGGGTCAAGgagggtcgacgacgccagggTGCACGAGCGCGTGATCGAGGTCGTCAGGGCGGAGACCGAGGCtaggacgcgcgcggagtacgccgcgaaggaggcggcgcggctcagggaggaggcggaggcgcgcgcccgggcggAGGCTatcgctcgagccgccgccgaggaggaggtgaggAGCATGCGaatggcgtcgtcggcggcgacgaccccggcggcgaccccccgcgcctcctcgctgACCGCGTCGGAGGAGCACATCCGCCGTAAGATacgcgaggaggtggaggccgACGTGGTGGCCAGGCTTCGCGTCGGGGTGGAATCatcgtcgatggcggcggcggcgccggagagagccgcgcgggacacgctcgaggcgcgaaTCAAGGGGAAGGTTCAGAAGATGCTGCtccacgtcgaggacgacgaggacgacgaggacgacatcgacaCCGACACTAAGAGGAGAAgggacgaggccgccgccgctgagctcgccgccgccgtcatgGCGTCCATGGCGCCCGGGGGAGCCGGCGGTAGCGAGCGGTCGGCGGCTTCTCCGGATCCGAGCCCGCTTCGAGAGTTTGATCCGACGGAGCGGGTCCAACGGTGGATCGAGAGCTCCGCCgctccgtccccgccggggaGCACCGCACCCCGGGTGGTatcgccgccgatgagcccgccgccgcggatgccgcgagcgacgtcggcCGGGCCCGtcgagccgcccgcccggCCCGGCTCGCCttcctcctcatcgtcgtcgtcctcctcatcgtcgtcgtcctcctcctcatccggcgacgacgacggcacccccgacgacggcacccccgacgacggcacccccgacgacggcacccccgacggcacccccgccccgcccctcccgccggaccccccgcccccgacgccggacCTCGGGTTCCTggtcgcgtcgacgctctcccgcgcggggggcggcgttAAGGGTGCGCCGCGTCTTTCCGGGGCGGGATCTCCCGgaccgccccccgccgcccccgcgacgcccgatCTCGggcacctcgtcgccgagggactGGAGAGGGGCGGCTCGGGGGTCGGTCGGGTGCCGATCGAGTTcgatgaggaggacgagtcggcggcggcggcggcggcggcgctggcggcgaggttcgaggaggctgcggcggaggcggcgggttcggcgtcggcggcggcgtcgtcggcggcggctcccgcgctcTCAGCCGGCGTGGACTGGCAGAAGGCGAGGCAGCTGAAGAGAACGTCTCTGCTGTCACGGGTGCACAGGGTGCCGCCGAAGGTTgaggcacccgcgcgcgccgtcgcgcccacccccgagcccgagcccgcgcccgagcccgaaaTCACCCCGGCTGAGGATCCTCCCAGCCctccaaagccgccgccggcgactgcggcgaagaagaaggagacaGCCGCGCCaccgaagaagaaggggaTGCTCAAGTCCATATACAAGGCCATGATCCGATCGGCGTTCAACAAGGACAAGGAGGCCAAGCCGAAGAAGAGACCGAACATGTTCACCTCACCGAAGAAACCACCGCAATGA
- a CDS encoding predicted protein, whose translation MAIMNGRSISFSWEEKKDYAGAFVSVCSIGLLLMVILLPLSFSYVEYHQYGLKQRKSTGTVDVTKVYDSGRYAIGPDYKFLTYQADAHVLDLDELSVFSASGGDNSIGLEFVLDVHLTYTLQKDKIGEMHKSMATSYRTIIASRAKDAIKNRASIDISFTDFFENRENVESVLRAAVITRWAEAPALPAVLDQFHIGRIKIPENVARKQLETKLQNERNDKETSLQKALVERELTKVEVGKILNEKEKTLRSAEAEATRIKAKAVSDAQKTVLEAQSTGLKLLTGSSGLDISNSGYTDQQKDKLKVQLDYIRALRNRKNATNIDISFLNGGVKTF comes from the coding sequence ATGGCGATCATGAACGGACGTTCGATTAGCTTCTCCTGGGAGGAAAAGAAAGACTACGCCGGCGCCTTCGTCTCGGTGTGCAGCATCGGCCTGCTCCTCATGGTCATCCTCCTGCCCCTGTCCTTCTCCTACGTCGAGTACCACCAGTACGGCCTGAAGCAGCGCAAGTCCACGGGCACGGTCGATGTCACCAAGGTGTACGACTCCGGACGCTACGCCATCGGCCCGGACTACAAGTTCCTCACGTATCAggcggacgcgcacgtcctGGATCTCGACGAGCTGTCAGTGTTCTCCGCttccggcggcgacaacAGCATCGGCCTCGAGTTCGTGCTGGACGTTCACCTGACGTACACGCTGCAGAAGGACAAGATCGGCGAGATGCACAAGTCCATGGCCACGTCGTACAGGACCATCATCGCCAGCCGCGCCAAGGATGCCATCAAGAACAGGGCATCCATCGACATCTCCTTCACGGACTTTTTCGAGAACCGCGAGAACGTGGAGTCCGTTctgcgggcggcggtgatcaCACGATGGGCCGAAGCTCCCGCGCTCCCGGCGGTGCTGGATCAGTTTCACATCGGTCGGATCAAGATCCCGGAGAACGTCGCCCGGAAGCAGCTGGAGACCAAGCTGCAGAACGAGCGCAACGACAAGGAGACGTCCCTGCAGAAGGCGCTggtggagcgcgagctgacCAAGGTTGAGGTCGGCAAGATTCTGaacgagaaggagaagaCGCTGCGCTctgcggaggcggaggcgacgaggaTCAAGGCGAAGGCCGTCTCAGACGCGCAGAAGACCGTCCTCGAGGCCCAGTCCACGGGTCTCAAGCTCCTCACAGGGTCTAGCGGACTCGACATCTCGAACTCGGGATACACCGATCAGCAAAAAGACAAGCTCAAGGTTCAGCTGGACTACATCAGGGCGCTGAGGAACCGCAAGAACGCCACGAACATCGACATCAGCTTCTtgaacggcggcgtcaagACCTTTTAG
- a CDS encoding predicted protein produces MAFDWDDDDDRTCFKNVSLGGLVTAILVVGASLLGTSLKRLESTEYGLAYDWHSKTLADEALSGGLHLGPPGFIFIKFPSTQISADINDATCVSKDGLRVKFGVSFQYQLPMEWVKPVVVKYRNMDKWGGIVYAAGMSAVQHSCSKYDISNFQNKRGIIQSEMESKLRIKLEGPNGDGAGGVYARAISLQLTNVELPEEYREAVSEKQQADEDIELAKNQRTQETTKANTELLAAKEEAKKINNTATNEAEVITIEATEKAAETKYAFEIEAALYKKIKTDNFAKFESILQYMANRLFEENERPVNAMMSSPVYIPSQTVNIGEMTYQL; encoded by the exons ATGGCCTTCGACtgggatgacgacgacgacaggaCTTGCTTCAAGAACGTTTCGCTCGGCGGATTAGTGACGGcgatcctcgtcgtcggcgcctccCTGCTAGGAACTTCGTTGAAAAGGCTTGAATCGACCG AGTACGGCCTCGCGTACGACTGGCACTCCAAGACACTTGCAGACGAGGCCTTGTCGGGCGGCCTTCACCTGGGTCCCCCCGGCTTCATTTTCATCAAGTTCCCCAGCACCCAGATCAGCGCCGATATCAACGATGCCACGTGCGTTTCGAAGGACGGCCTCAGGGTCAAGTTCGGCGTCTCCTTCCAGTACCAGCTTCCCATGGAGTGGGTGAAGCCCGTGGTGGTCAAGTACAGGAACATGGACAAATGGGGGGGCATCGTCTACGCCGCCGGGATGTCCGCCGTGCAGCACTCGTGCTCGAAGTACGACATCTCAAACTTTCAGAATAAGCGCGGCATCATCCAGAGCGAGATGGAGTCGAAGCTCAGAATCAAGCTCGAGGGCcccaacggcgacggcgcgggcggcgtgtACGCCAGAGCGATCTCCCTGCAGCTCACCAACGTTGAGCTCCCGGAGGAATACCGCGAGGCTGTGTCCGAGAAGCAGCAGGCTGACGAGGACATCGAGTTGGCAAAGAACCAGCGCACACAGGAGACCACCAAGGCAAACACCGAgctgctcgccgccaaggaggaggcgaagaagatcAATAACACGGCCACgaacgaggcggaggtgatCACCATCGAGGCCACCGAGAAGGCGGCTGAGACGAAGTACGCGTTTGAGATCGAGGCGGCTCTCTACAAGAAAATCAAGACCGACAACTTTGCCAAATTCGAAAGCATCTTACAGTACATGGCGAACAGGCTGTTTGAAGAGAACGAACGTCCCGTCAACGCAATGATGTCCTCGCCGGTGTACATTCCTTCCCAGACGGTGAATATCGGCGAGATGACCTACCAGTTGTAA
- a CDS encoding predicted protein, whose product MNAAAVATTFAWSTFAAPLRLRVTRGALRTAPARALPRSARAEAKLIDGKAIAADVREEVRVGVAQMKEKIGKVPGLAVVLVGERKDSQTYVNAKKKACAEAGIDSFGTDLPGDATEEEVLKVVADYNADPNVHGILVQLPMPDHIDEERVLGAISYEKDVDGFHPLNTGRLAQRGREPLFVPCTPRGCIELLERSGIEIAGKEAVVVGRSNVVGIPAAMLLQRRDATVTIVHSRTPNSEEIVRRADIVIAACGRMEMVKGSWLKPGAAVIDVGINAKDDPSKKLGYRLVGDADFESCKEVAGAITPVPGGVGPMTIAILLKNTMEGAMRAYGMM is encoded by the exons atgaacgccgccgccgtcgccaccaccTTCGCCTGGAGCACCTTCGCCGCTCCCCTCAGGCtccgcgtcacccgcggcgcgttgaggaccgcccccgcgcgcgctctgCCTCGCTCCGCGCGTGCCGAGGCCAAGCTCATCGACGGcaaggccatcgccgcggacgtgcgcgaggaggtccgCGTGGGCGTCGCCCAGATGAAGGAAAAAATCGGCAAAGTTCCCG GCCTCGCCGTGgtgctcgtcggcgagcgcaagGATTCCCAGACGTACGTCaacgcgaagaagaaggcgtgcgccgaggccggcATCGACTCCTTCGGCACCGacctccccggcgacgccaccgaggaggaggtcctCAAGGTGGTCGCCGACTACAACGCCGACCCGAACGTGCACGGCATCCTGGTGCAGCTCCCAATGCCCGACcacatcgacgaggagcgcgtcctcggcgccatcTCCTACGagaaggacgtcgacggattCCACCCGCTCAACACCGGGCgtctcgcgcagcgcggcaGGGAGCCCCTCTTCGTCCCGTgcaccccgcgcgggtgcaTCGAGCTCCTGGAGCGCTCGGGGATCGAGATTGCGGGCAAGGaagccgtcgtcgtgggCCGCTCCAACGTCGTCggcatccccgccgcgatgctcCTGCAGAggcgcgacgccaccgtgACCATCGTGCACTCCAGGACGCCCAACTCCGAGGAGATCGTGCGCAGGGCCGAcatcgtcatcgccgcctgcggCAGGATGGAGATGGTCAAGGGCTCGTGGCTCAAGCCAggcgccgcggtcatcgacGTCGGCATCAACGCCAAGGATGACCCCAGCAAGAAGTTGGGGTACAGGCtggtgggcgacgcggactTCGAGTCGTGCAAGGAGGTGGCCGGCGCGATCACCCCCGTGCCCGGCGGTGTCGGTCCCATGACCATCGCCATCCTCCTCAAGAATACCATGGAGGGGGCCATGCGGGCCTACGGGATGATGTAG
- a CDS encoding predicted protein, protein MAEDHPGVDDELREQLECNVCTDVLLNPVTTPCGHTFCKECLSRAVDVRNQCPLCRTILLVGACAEIPVNVTLASVISKLLPASLAARRERAAQEAAGTRATDGGVPDGREGLLPIFVMSEMFPYQKMQLNIFEPRYRLLVRRAMEGNRRFGMVEYDRGTRGMKSLGCEVEITQCDPLPDGRFHINITGRRRIRILSSRVQDGYALATVRYLRDDDNDLVGVSERISIMPDSRRYLGDALAEMESLEDDEYVKSLMSLVQNTARGLQETTSKMLANMHRAPPRMRRHFRAHHAQVVMVLHQVASGVPLETTDAEELSWSLAQATRALDVSNTLGAESFLAIATARERMILGLHCLCHMIGVARELSARLDKETDDGDGEGKENGEDADDDMEEDGDVEEEEEEEEDVDEDEDEGDEEEEEEEEEEEEEEEEEAPDDSQAEAIR, encoded by the coding sequence atggcggaGGATCACCccggggtggacgacgagcttCGGGAGCAGCTCGAGTGTAACGTGTGCACCGACGTGCTCCTGAATCCGGTCACCACGCCGTGCGGGCACACCTTCTGCAAGGAGTGCCTGTCCCGGGCGGTTGACGTCCGGAATCAGTGCCCTCTCTGCAGAACCATCCTACTCGTCGGAGCGTGCGCGGAGATCCCGGTGAACGTCACGCTCGCCAGCGTCATATCCAAGCTACTtccggcgtcgctcgccgcgaggcgcgagcgcgcggctcaggaggcggcgggaacCAGGGCCACTGACGGAGGGGTTCCTGATGGGAGGGAGGGGTTACTGCCGATCTTCGTCATGTCCGAGATGTTCCCCTACCAGAAGATGCAGCTGAACATCTTCGAGCCGAGGTACAGGCTCCTGGTGAGGAGGGCGATGGAGGGTAACCGCAGGTTCGGCATGGTGGAGTACGATCGCGGCACCAGGGGAATGAAGAGCCTCGGGTGCGAGGTGGAGATCACGCAATGCGACCCGCTTCCCGATGGGCGCTTCCACATAAACATCACGGGACGACGGCGTATCCGCATCCTATCGTCGAGGGTCCAGGACGGCTACGCCCTTGCGACGGTCCGATacctgcgcgacgacgacaatgACCTGGTCGGTGTGTCGGAGCGGATCTCCATCATGCCGGACTCGCGCAGGTATCTCGgagacgccctcgccgagatggaatccttggaggacgacgagtacgTGAAGAGTCTGATGTCGCTGGTGCAGAACACGGCGCGCGGCTTGCAGGAGACCACGTCCAAGATGCTCGCCAATATGCACCGGGCTCCACCGCGGATGCGACGGCATTTTCGCGCGCATCACGCGCAGGTGGTGATGGTACTTCACCAGGTCGCCAGCGGCGTGCCGCTGGAGacgaccgacgcggaggagctgaGCTGGTCGCTCGCTCAGGCCACCCGGGCGCTGGATGTGAGCAACACACTGGGGGCCGAGTCGTTCCTGgccatcgccaccgcgagggaGAGGATGATACTCGGGCTCCACTGCCTGTGTCACATGATcggagtcgcgcgcgagctgaGCGCTCGTCTGGACAAAgagacggacgacggcgacggggaaggCAAAGAAAACGGGGAGGACGCTGACGACGacatggaggaggacggggacgtggaagaggaggaagaggaggaggaggatgtagacgaggacgaagacgagggcgatgaagaggaggaggaggaggaggaagaggaagaggaggaggaggaggaggaggcgccggacGATTctcaggcggaggcgattcGTTAG